A stretch of the Papaver somniferum cultivar HN1 chromosome 6, ASM357369v1, whole genome shotgun sequence genome encodes the following:
- the LOC113291665 gene encoding uncharacterized protein LOC113291665 has protein sequence MVLLLYVDDILLTGTSDALLDHMVTLLCYQFAMKQLGDMNYFLGIKAHRTVNDILLTQKKYTLELLKKSHMTECIPCNTPVAKGPRVSIDDGTILSDVSSYRTIVGMLYLKGTIGYGITLRKGDITELTAYTDSDWGNCPETARSTCGYAIFIGSSLISWSSKKQPTVSRSTAEAEYKCLSVATAELEWLSSLLSELHITLKLPIALYCDSSSVIYLTANHVSHSSAKHIKIHYHVVRELVASGFLNVQHIASEHQLADLFTKGLCAPTFNSLLHHLLGSSASTLVSSVSTSTCSYPSANSAYTSNVPAHTSISAGLATGFTSYASISDCGLPKHVSFSVS, from the exons ATGGTACTTcttttatatgttgatgacattctTTTGACTGGTACTTCTGATGCTTTGCTTGATCATATGGTTACCCTTTTATGTTATCAATTTGCAATGAAGCAAttaggggatatgaattactttttGGGCATAAAAGCACACAGGACTGTTAATGATATTTTACTAACACAGAAAAAGTATACTCTTGAGTTACTTAAAAAGTCTCATATGACAGAGTGCATTCCATGTAACACTCCAGTGGCTAAAGGACCTAGAGTGTCTATCGATGATGGTACCATTTTATCAGATGTGTCTTCTTATAGAACAATTGTTGGTATGTT atACCTAAAGGGCACTATTGGTTATGGAATTACACTAAGAAAAGGTGATATAACTGAGTTAACAGCTTACACTGATTCAGATTGGGGAAATTGTCCTGAGACAGCTAGATCTACATGTGGTTATGCCATTTTTATTGGTAGTTCACTAATTTCCTGGTCTAGTAAAAAGCAGCCTACAGTGTCAAGGTCTACTGCAGAAGCTGAGTATAAGTGTCTATCTGTGGCAACAGCTGAGTTGGAATGGCTTTCTTCTTTGTTGTCGGAATTACATATTACTTTGAAGTTGCCAATTGCTCTATATTGTGACAGTAGTAGTGTCATTTACTTAACAGCTAATCATGTTTCTCATTCCAGCGCAAAACATATAAAGATACACTATCATGTGGTTAGAGAATTGGTGGCTAGTGGCTTCTTAAATGTGCAGCATATTGCCTCAGAACATCAGCTGGCAGACTTGTTTACAAAAGGGTTATGTGCACCAACTTTTAATTCTCTACTGCATCATTTACTTGGCTCCTCTGCTTCTACATTAGTTAGTTCTGTTTCTACTTCAACATGTAGTTATCCTTCAGCAAATTCTGCATATACTTCAAATGTTCCAGCACATACTTCTATTTCAGCAGGATTGGCTACTGGTTTTACTTCTTATGCTTCCATCTCTGATTGTGGATTGCCTAAACATGTTTCTTTTTCTGTTTCTTag